In Garra rufa unplaced genomic scaffold, GarRuf1.0 hap1_unplaced_024, whole genome shotgun sequence, the DNA window actacattttacattttactacATTCCTATGAAGCCAAATGAAATGGTTTTATACTTCACTGACAgacatttgttcttgttttaactGTAAACTCAATTCATTTTAATCAGTTTCATATTGTAAATTTGCATTTCCAGATTtaaagatgtttagatatttgtactgaaaacaagacaaaaacactgagGAAGATACTTGTTGTTTCCAGAGCATGCAATATTCATCAGTGTAAAATTTTCTACTCTGATTTTTAGGCCTTAATTTGAGAAAAAGCAAGATTAGTAAAACCCACAGAAACTCCAGTGTATAAAtaaatcacagttttttttttttttttgcttaatagttcttgaaaaaaaaataaagacatttaatacTCTTACACTGCAATAAAACAGCCaaacttcttaaatcaagaaggattttctagactaataaaaattattgtcttgttttcagaaaaaaaaccttcttgatttaagaatttttagatattttggctggaaacaagacaaaaaaaaaaaaagtaagaaaagcattttttgcagtaatAAAAATGTGGCCCTTTTTTTCATCAACAATTgtttttggtttcccaaagaacctatttttaaaaatctaatgaATCTTTTTCTACTNNNNNNNNNNNNNNNNNNNNNNNNNNNNNNNNNNNNNNNNNNNNNNNNNNNNNNNNNNNNNNNNNNNNNNNNNNNNNNNNNNNNNNNNNNNNNNNNNNNNNNNNNNNNNNNNNNNNNNNNNNNNNNNNNNNNNNNNNNNNNNNNNNNNNNNNNNNNNNNNNNNNNNNNNNNNNNNNNNNNNNNNNNNNNNNNNNNNNNNNNNNNNNNNNNNNNNNNNNNNNNNNNNNNNNNNNNNNNNNNNNNNNNNNNNNNNNNNNNNNNNNNNNNNNNNNNNNNNNNNNNNNNNNNNNNNNNNNNNNNNNNNNNNNNNNNNNNNNNNNNNNNNNNNNNNNNNNNNNNNNNNNNNNNNNNNNNNNNNNNNNNNNNNNNNNNNNNNNNNNNNNNNNNNNNNNNNNNNNNNNNNNNNNNNNNNNNNNNNNNNNNNNNNNNNNNNNNNNNNNNNNNNNNNNNNNNNNNNNNNNNNNNNNNNNNNNNNNNNNNNNNNNNNNNNNNNNNNNNNNatatatatatatatatatatatatatatatatataatattattattattattattattattattattattattattattattatataatttttacttaattaaaataacccaactgcagttaAATTAATTGGAATGCATAATGAAAAAACTTTAATTgttaaatgaatatatatatacacacacacacacacatacatacatacatacatacacacacacacacacacacacacacacacacatatatatatatatatatatattataaaaagttttttttttttaaatattgtactttatttttatattatattattttattaatttaaattatcgTTAACCAAACATAAAAacgtaattttaaataaatacataattatatataatagaaTTGTTAATAaccaattatataaataataaacagatcatacattatatatacatcattttatttatatatatatatatatatatatatatgtatgtgtgtgtgtgtgtgtgtgtgtgtgtgtgtgtatattataaaataatttattatactattatttatttaattaattaatttcaatTGTCATGCCAAGcatactaaataaacattaatgacaatgtaaattttaaaaaataaaatgaaattaaaaaaattaaaatatttgaaaaaaatgtattgatttTCGTATGTTTGGCAAGacaattgaaattaaataaaaaaataatattataataaattatattttgtcaaaaaaatctaatatttcaatttttatataataaaataatttattatactattatttatttatttaatttcaattgtCATGCTAAACATactaaataaacatatttaatgtCAATTGTCATatcaaatatttagatttttatatatatatatattataaaataatttattatgttatttatttaatttcaattgtCTTGCCAAACATACTAAAATctataaatatttttcaaatatttaaaattattattacattttttaatttaacttcatttcatttttttacaatttacattgtcattaatcaaaaataaaaaaacaccattATGTTCACAAATACACTGCCGTGCAAAAGGCtcctcaaggctgtgtttatttgattaaaaatacagaaaaatactgatatttatttaaaatagatatcttttgtaacaacaaacaccttgttcaaagtttggggtcagtattttttttttctctctttgaaagaaattaatacttttattcagcaagattgtgttaaactgataaaaaaaatgatagtaaagacttatattgttagaaaatgctgttctttttaacattttattcatcaaagaatcctgaaaaaagtatcaaaggtaaaaaatattaagcacaacagtttccaacattgataataaaagtaataaatcagtatattagaatgatttctgaaggatcatgtgacactgaagactggagtaacgctgctgaaaattcagcatggcatcgcagaaataaattatattttaaagtatattaaaataagaaaaagttattttgaattgcaaaaatatatatatatatttttggtattttggatcaaataaatggaactttgatgagcataagagacttaaaaaacaaacttttgaacagcagtgcatGTATCAGTTTTACTTCTACACTGACTTTAAAAGTGTTTTACTCCATCTACACTGTTCAGATGTTCAGTCTCTTTGATAAAGAGTTTTTTGATGTTGTCACTTCCTCTTCCTGTCATCAGGACGATCCACGGACTGATCTATAACGCCCTGAAGCTCTTTATGGAGATGAATCAGAAGCTGTTTGACGATTGCACACAGCAGTTCAGAGCTGAGAAAAACAAGTAGGAAGCGCTTTCACACACTTACTCAGACTCTGAGTCGCTCGTGTGGCTAAACCTTTCCTTTCTCTCTGAACGTTAGAGAAAAGGCGAAGTGGAAAGAGCGCGAGGAGGCGTGGATCAAGATCGAGAATCTCGCCAAATCAAACCCACAGGTAAACGGCTCTGATACCGCGGTATTACTCAGATCTGCAAACAGCACAGATGTCAGCCAGACAAACCTCCTCCAGCACTTTCAGTTTAGCAGCATTTGTCTCTCATTTAATAAATATCACATGCATTTATTCCAGATTCAGTAGCATCTGTTAACTAGATAAAACAGTTTGTCAAGGTTGGCTTCAGTAAGTTTAAAGCAGAACTTTATATAGAtcgattagatgattagcatgttgctagcatgattcgaATGTAGTTGGCaagattctaacatttttctagcatgtttagtatgtttctagcataattagcaagtttggtagcatgttattagcaagtttctagcatgattagcaagttgtaaacgtgtttctaacatgattagcaagttgttaggttgactagcaagtagctagcatgtttctaacatgtttctagcctgactagcaagttgttaacatgtttctaacatgattagcaagttgctagcatgattccagcatgattagcatgttgttagcacactgttagcatgtttcctacatgattaacaaattattagcatgtttctaacatgattagcatgctgctagcaagttgctagcatgattccagcatgattagcatttgcTAGCACgctgttagcatgtttcctacataagtaacaagttgctagcatgtttcctaCATTATTAACAAATTGTTAGGTTGACTAGCAGgtagctagcatgtttctaacatgtttctagcctgactagcaagttgttaacatgttgctagcatgattagcattttgccagcacgctgctagcatgtttcctacataattaacaagttgctagcatgtttcctacatgattagcaagttgttaacatttttctagcatgattagcaagttgctagcatgattagcattttgccagcacgctgctagcatgtttcctacataattaacaagttgctagcatgtttcctacatgattagcaagttgttaacatgtttctaacatgattagcaagttgctagcatgattagcattttgccagcacgttgctagcatgtttccaacataattaacaagttgctagcatgtttcctacatgattaacaaattgttagcatgttttctaacatgattagcaagttgttaacatgtttctagcatgattagcatgctgttagcacgttgctagcatgtttcctacataattaacaagttgctagcatgtttctagactgACTAAcaagttagcatgtttttaacattattagcaagttgctagcatttttcctacatgattaacaaattgttagcatgtttctagcattattagcaagttgctagcacgtttctaacacgtttccagcattattagcaagttgttaacatgtttttagcattttgctagctcatttctaacatgtttctagcatgattagcaagttgctaacatgtttttagcacgttgctagcttgtttctagcatgattagcaatgtgCTAGCATTTATCTAATATATTTCTAGCCTGACTAGGAATttgctagcattttttagcatgaatagcatgtttctaacatgattagcaagctactagcatgttgctagcatgattgtagttgctaggctaggctagTTCGTTAAATAGATGATAAATATTGGCTAGAATGGAAGTTTGAAAGGATTAGAAACAGTTGAtagaagggcagtttgattgagcctcaagggattctggcagtttaaatttgaattttgacagttggagtttgaatagtgttggctcatttgaacattcctcaatgtaagtctatgggattttgatgatttttaatcttcattTTTATGAAAGCTATAAGTgggatcagtctgaaaagatcGAGCACACTCAGTGGGATCAGTCTGTAGAGCTGGCCTGAGTTTGGTGCGTCTAGCTTGAAAGGAAGAGTAGCGTTCAGAAATTTagtcaatttttttattatttcctgTGGTAATGAACATGTTATTGGAAACAATAGTAATGTGCATTTGTCTTTGTTAGTCCTTTACAAAAGGTTGTATTTATTCAGTAGCATTTTCAGAGGTTTTGATAATGGCTTGTGTGCTTTAGTTTCTCATGTACATCGACTCCACCAGCCTCAGCAGTCCGATGGATATGGAGACAGACGGCCCCATCATTGAGGATGTCATGATGCTAAAGAAAACTGTAGAAGAAGAAGCCACTCAGGTAAAAGATgctttcttctgctcaccaagactgcattcgtttgagcaaaaatacagtaaaaatagtgaaaaaGTTTTGTTCATTAAATCAGCTGTTTTCTGTTTGAGTATCAGTTgaactgtaatttatttttgtgatacaaagttgaattttcagcagcgtcactgcagtcttcagtgtcacatgatccttcagaaatcattctaatattcagatttattacttttattatcagtgttgga includes these proteins:
- the LOC141315357 gene encoding serine/threonine-protein phosphatase 2A 56 kDa regulatory subunit gamma isoform-like, which translates into the protein MLSLPLPVIRTIHGLIYNALKLFMEMNQKLFDDCTQQFRAEKNKEKAKWKEREEAWIKIENLAKSNPQFLMYIDSTSLSSPMDMETDGPIIEDVMMLKKTVEEEATQIHREQRKERPLMRRKSELPQDMSTMKALETHRRAEEMVGAQDGH